GACCACGAGGTCGTGAGGGCCATGGCGGACGCCCGCGTCGTCGACGACGTAGTGCCTTCGCGCGAGCGCTCGACCCGCGAGCGTCCTGAGCGGTGCGCGCGCGAGATCGACCACGCTCACGCCGAGGCGGAGCTCGGCTCCACTGTCGCCTACCTCATTGAAAAGACTTTGGAAAAGGACGCCGCGGTGGAGCCCGACGCCGTAGTACTTGTCGTCGAGCTCACGGTACTCGAGATCGAACAAGGTGCGTTTGCGATCGGTGACACACGTGAGGCGATCGATACGCGCGCCCCGAGCGAGGATCTCTCGTTTGATGCCGAGCCGATCGAGCACGGCGAGCCCCGTGGGTTGGAGCACGATGCCCGCGCCGACCGGGCGTGGCTCGGCGACACGCTCGTAGACCACGACGTGATGGCCCTGACGCGCGAGAAAGACGGCCGCGGCGCTCCCCGCCGTGCCGCACCCGATGACCCCGACCGAAAGCTCGCGCACGCCGCGTGTCATACCACGTGCGCGTGCCGCGCGGGGGGAACGCGGCTCGGCCCGTCAGGCTTCGTCCGCGACACGCGGCCCCTTCGCCGGCACCGAGAGCACGAACGTCGCCCCGACGCCGGGCCGGTTCTCGAGCGACACGCGGCCGCCGTGGGCCTCGGCGATGCGCTTCACGACGGGAAGACCAAGGCCCGTCCCGGTGGCCCTCGTGGTGAAGAACGGCGAGAAGATGCTCTCGACCGCGGACGCCTCGACCCCGCCGCCGTCATCGACGACACGAATGGCGACGTGCTCGCCCTCGGCCGACGCCACCACGGTGACGGCGCGCGTGCGTCGGGGCGCGGCGAGGGCGTTGGCGAGGAGGTTGATGACGGCCTGCCTCACGAGGCGCGCGTCGCATCGGAGGGCGGGCAGCTCCTCGGGGAGCTCGACCTCCACCTCCACGGGGGCACCGGGGCTCGCCGTGCGGAGGGCCTCGACGGCACCCGCGACGATGTCACGGACCGCGTGGTCGTCGAGCACGAGGCTCGCGGGGCGCGCGAACTCGAGCAGATCCGACACCATGCGCTTCAGCCGCTCGGCCTCTTCTTCCACGATCGCGAGGAGCTTGTCGGGGTCGTCGGGGCGCTTGCGGAGCGCGGCCACGGCGTTGAAGATGATGGCGACGGGGTTGCGTACCTCGTGCGCGACGACGGCCGACATCTCGCCCAGCGCCGCGAGCCTCTCCTTGCGCACGAGCGCGGCTTGAGCCGCCTGCAGGTCGCGTGCATTCCGCACGAACTCCCTCGCGAGCTCGAGCGAGATCGCCGCGATCATGACGAGGTAGCCGACGTCGAGCAGGTACGGCATCGCTAGCGCCCCCGAGGACACGAAGCTGTCGTTGATGCCCGACACGAGGAGCGCCACGATCCCGACGAGCTCCGCGCGGGCGCTCTTGTCCCCCCTCCGGATCCTGGCGAAGGCCCTCGCTCCGAGGAGCGAGACGGCGAAGACGAAATAGACGAACGAGAGGTTCCCGACCCACGTCGAGCGGGTGTCGATGTACGTGATGCCGAGCCAAGAGATCTCGTGCGTCCACGGCTCGTCGTGGTGGTAGAGGAGGTTCGGCACGAACCCGAGCACGCCGAAGACGCCGATGCCGGCAAGCAGCACCTTCTCCCAGCCGTAGAGCCGCCGGTCCTCGCGGCGCGCCGAGAAGACGAGCCAAGCGCCCGCGTGGAGACCGACGAAGAGCACGGCGAAACGCACGGCGAGGCTCGCGAGACCGAAGCTCCCCGACGAGAGGCACGCGTTCGTCAGGCCGTACGAGGCACCGAACGCGGCGCTCGCCGCAAGGGCCTTCATCCCGCGCATCCCCGGCGCGCCCGACACGGCCCACAGCCCCGCCGCGAACACGTACCCGAGCGTCGACACGCTGACGGACACCAGGGTAGCGACGTTCAACGGCGCGCCCCCGCGGGAAGGCAGCCCGGAGAATGACGCTTGGCAGAGCTCCCCATCTCGCGGTCAGCATCGACCGAGACACGCGCCCGTGACAAGCACGAAGCGGCGCGAGCCAGAGCCCGCGCCGCTTCGCGTCCGCATTCGGTGACCGCTACTTGACGGCTTCGACGAGGCCGGCCGCGCCCATGCCGCCGCCGATGCACATCGAGACGATCGCGTACTTGCCGCCGCGGCGTTTGAGCTCGTAGAGCGCCGTCGCGACGAGCTTCGCGCCGGTGCACCCGAGCGGGTGGCCGAGGGCGATCGCGCCGCCGTTCACGTTCAGGCGATCCTCGGGGAGACCCAAGGTGTTCTTCACGTAGACCGACTGGCTCGCGAAGGCCTCGTTGATCTCGAAGAGATCGATGTCCGAGATCTTGAGGCCCGTCTTCGCGAGGAGCTTCCGGATCGCGGGCTCGGGCCCGATGCCCATGATGGCCGGGTCGACGCCGACGGTCACGAACGCGCGGAAGATGCCGAGGCCCTTCACGCCGAGCTCGTCCGCCTTGGCGCGGCTCATGAGGAGCGAGGCGGCCGCGCCGTCCGACAGCGGCGAGGCGTTGCCCGCCGTGACGCTGCCCTTGGCCGAGAACGCGGGCTTCAGGCCCGCAAGGCTCTCGAGGGTCGTCTCGGGGCGCGGGAGCTCGTCGCGGGTGAACGAGAAGGTCTTCTTCTCCTGTCCGTCGAACTTGATGCCCGTGACCGGGACGATCTCTTGATCGAACTTTTTCGCTTCGATCGCGGCCGCCGCCTTCTTCTGGCTGGCGAGCGCGAACGCGTCTTGCTCCTCGCGCGAAATCTTGAATTGTTTCGCGACGTTCTCGGCGGTGATCCCCATGGGGGTGTACGCCGACGGGTACTTCTCCATGACCTCGGCCGAGGCCGAGAGCTTGTTGCCGGTCATCGGCACCATGCTCATGGACTCGACGCCGCCGGCCACGACCACGTCGTTCGACCCGGCGAGGATCGAGCCCGCCGCGAGCGCGAGCGACTGGAGGCCGCTCGAGCAGAAGCGGTTGATGGTCATGGCGGCCGAGTCTTGCGGGAGGCCACCGAGGAGCCCGGCCATGCGGGCGATGTTGAGGCCCTGCTCCCCTTCGGGCATGGCGCAGCCGAGGACGAGATCCTCGACGAGCTCGGGCTTCACCTGGGGAACACGCGCCATGAGGCCACGAATGACCTCTCCGGCGAGATCGTCGGGGCGACGCAGGGCCAAGGAGCCCTTGTGCGCGCGGCCCACGGCGGAACGAACGGCTTCGGCAATGACGATGTCCATCATGGGCTTAGTTCCTGAGCGGCTTGTTGTTCATGAGCATGAATTGCATGCGTTCCTGGCTCTTCGGCTCGCCGCAGAGGCTCACGAACGCTTCGGCTTCGATGTCGAGGAGCTCTTGCTCGGTGCACTCGTGCGACGCGCCCGAGATGCCACCGCAGAGGACCTCGGCGACCTTGCCGGCGATCTTCGCGTCGTGCTCGGAGGCGAAGCCACCGGCGACGAGGGTGTCGACCATCATCTTGAGGGTCGCGATGCCGCTCTCGCCCGGGAGCACGTAGGCCTTGGGCGTGGGCGCGTGGTAGCCCGACTCGGCGAGGCCGATCGCGCGCTTCTTCGCGTCGACGAGGACGCGGGCCTTGTCGAACGAGACGCCGTCGGTCTTGCGGAAGTAGCCGAGCTGCTTCGCCTCCTCGGCGCTCGTCGCGATCTTGGCGAGGGCGATGTTCTTGAACGTGTTGGTCACGATCTCGAGCGTGTTGAGCTGGGCGCCCTCGGGCACGCCGTCGAGCGCGCGCCAGAGCATGTTGAGGTTGCCCGCGCCGCCGGGGAGGAGGCCCACGCCCACCTCGACGAGGCCCGAGTACGTCTCGGCCGCCGCCTGCACCGCGGCGCCGCCGAAGCAGAGCTCGAGGCCGCCGCCGAGCGTCATGCCGTACGGCGCGACGACGACCGGGACCTGCGAGTACTTCATGCGCTGCACTGCGCCCTGGTACCCCTTCACCATCTTGCGGATGTCCTCCCACTGCTGGGAGCCCGCCGCCATGACGACGAGGAAGAGGTTCGCGCCGACGCAGAAGTGCTCGCCCTCGTTCGCGACGACGAGGCCGCGGAAGTCGGTCTCGGCCTTCTCGACGGCCTGGCCGATCATCGAGATGACGTCGGGGTCGATGCTGTTCGCCTTCGTCTTGAAGGTGAGCCCGAGGATCCCGTCACCGAGGTCCCAGGCCTCGGCGCCGTCGTTCTTGAGGACGGGGGCCTGGCCCTTGCGCAGGATCTGGAGCGTCGCGTAGCGCGGGTCTTGCTCGCGCTTCACGTACTCGCCCTTCTGGAGATCGAACACGGCGCCGTCCGCGCGGTAGAACGCCGTCGCGCCGCTCGCCTTCATCTTGATCACGGACTCGGGCAGCTTGATGCCGTCCTTGATCATGCGGTCGGTCGTCTCGACGAAGCCCAGGGCGTCCCAGGTCTCGAACGGGCCGAGCTCCCAGTTGTAACCCCACTTCATCGCGTCGTCGATCGCGGTCACGTCGTCCGTGATCTCGCCGATGCGCCGCGCCGAGTACGCGAGGCTCTTCGAGAGCACCTTCCACGCGAACGCGCCGGCTTTGCCCTCGTCGGCGACGAGCTTCTTCACGCGCTTGCGAACATCCTCTTCCTTCGCGATCGCCTTCGTCGCGTTCTTGATCGCGTCGTCGCCGCCCTTGGGGCGGTAGTCGAGCGTCTTCGGGTCGAAGGTGGAGATGCTCTTGTCGGCGCCCTTCTTGTAGAAGCCACCCTTCGTCTTGTTACCGAGGAGCTTCTTCTCGACCATCGTGCGAACGAAGGCCGGGACCTCGAAGATCTTGCGGTCCTCGTCGTTCTCGAGCGCCTTGAAGCAGTTGTCGGCGACGTGGGCGAAGGTGTCCAGGCCGACGAGATCCGCCGTGCGGAAGCTCGCGCTCTTGGGGTGACCCATGGGCGTGCCGGTGACGTTGTCGACGTCCTCCGGGGTGAGCCCGTCCTCGAGCATCTGGTGGATGGTCGACATCATCGCGTGCACGCCGATGCGGTTGCCGACGAAGTTCGGGGTGTCTTTCCCGAAGACGACGCCCTTGCCGAGCACGTCCTCGCCGAACTTCTTCACGAACGAGACGACGCCGGGGTCCGTGTCGGGCCCCCACACGATCTCGAGGAGCTTCATGTAGCGGACGGGGTTGAAGAAGTGCATCACGAGGAAGCGCTTCTTGAACGCGTCGGAGCGGCCCTTCAGCATGTCGACGATGCGGAGGCCCGAGGTGTTCGAGGCCACGATCGCGTGCGGCGGGACGAGCTTCTCGAGCTTCTCGAGGAGGGCCTGCTTCACGTCGATGCGCTCGAGCACGGCCTCGATGACGAGGTCGCACGTGGACACCTTCGCGAGGTCGTCCTCCGTGTTGCCCACGCTGACGAGGCGGGCGTTCTGCTTGTGGAAGAACGCGGCAGGGCGGGCCTTCAGGGCTTTGTCGAGGCCGCCGGCGGCGAACGCGTTGCGCGCGGCCTTGGGCGCCTTGTCCGCGTCTTTGAGGTCGGGGGGAACGATGTCGAGGAGGAGGACCTCGATACCGGCGTTGGCGAAGTGGGCGGCGATGCCTTGCCCCATGACGCCCGCGCCGATCACACACGCGCGGCGAATCGGTTTGTTCATGAACGCGTCCTCGGGATGAGTGGGCCGACCCGCACGGCGCGGGCGGCGGCGATAGTGAACCGTCATTCAGTCGCGAGCGCAAGGCGGGCGACGACGAAATCGCGCGGCGCGGCAAGGTGGCCCGAGCGCGCGAAATTTCCGCGCGAAGACGCTCACCTCAGGCATACGTTACGTGAACCCACGAGGCGCTATCGGGCGCTCCGAGACGGCGTCGCGCTCAGCCGCGCTCCCGGCGATCCTCCTCACCGAGGGCGGAAATGGCCCCGAGCGCGCGATCGGCGGCGCGCTTCGCGGTCGTGAGCTTCGCCGGCCCCACGCGGAGATCCGAGAAGTCGAGCGCGGGCCCGAAGCGCACCGAGATCCTGTGAGCGGACGCGTCCGTCCAGTTCCAGAGAAACTCGCGCGACAGCTCGTTCGACATGCCGAGCACGAAGACGGGCACCACGGTCGCGAAGTCGGCCGCGAGGATGACCTTGCCCACGCCGGGCTGCGCGGGCAGGAGGGCGTAAGGGTCCTCCCCTTTGTTGCGCGTGCCCTCGGGGTGGAGGCCGACGATCGTTCCGGGCTTGCGGAGCTCGTCGATCGTACGGCGCAGCATGTACTCGTTCCACGCGCGCTTCTTCGCGTCGCGGAGCACGGGAGGGAACATGCGCATCGCGCTCATGGCGAGGTTCACGACGGGCCCCGCCGGGTGGTCGTAGAAGAAGGTGCCGCGTGTCGGGAAAAAGAGCCGACGCGGAAGGCGCGTGCGGAAGAAGAGCACGTAGAGGATCGTGAAGAAGTCGAAGAAGCTCCTGTGGTTGGCGAGCAGCAGGATCCGCGCGGACGGGCCGAGGGACGCCACGTGCTCGAGCCCCGTCACGTCGATCCGCCGGCTCCCGCACGACCCGATGAGCGTCCCCATCACGGTCGCGAGGTAGCGCCCGGACACCTCCGTGAACGGCTCCCGCACGCAGAGGTCGGCCAGCTCGAACGCGACGCGCTCGCGGGTCGACAGCTCCGAGAGCTCTTTCGTCGTCGGTCGCACCGCGCGACCATAACGCGTTCGGAGCGGGCGCCGCGAGGGTCACCGCGGCACAGGCAACCGTGCGCTGTGCCAGGCTGCGCCTCCACGAGGCTGCGCATGGAATGCGCCCATGAATTTATTGAACTTTTTGACGTTTCGTATCTGGCACGCGGGGTGCTTATGGGACGGCCAAGGAGACCTAAGAAGCCATGAACGTCAAGACTGCCTTCGTCCTCTTCGCTGCCTCGGGCCTCGCCGCGCTCTCGGGTTGCGGTGGCTCCACCACGACCGAGCCCACGCCCATCGGCCAAGACGAGGCGATGCTTCGACGGATGAAGAGCTGTGGCGAGCTTTTGACCGAGCTCAAGGCCGACGCCTCCTTCAAGTTGAACCGCAACATCGATCGCCAGATCGACATGATCCAGCGCTACGGCGCGCAGGGCGGCTACTACGGCGGCGGCCTGCCGATGTCCGACGGGCGAGGCGCCCCCGAGGCCAGCAACGCCCCGAGCGCTCCGAGCGCCCCGGGCTCGGGCGGCTCGGGTGGCGCGACGCCTTCGCCGGCTCCCGCTCCCAAGGCGCAAGATCACTCCGAGACGACCACGCAGGTCGCCGGCGTCGACGAGGCCGACTTCGTCAAGGTCGATAACGAGCGCATCTACGTGCTGCACGGCACCGAGCTCAAGGTGCTGCGCGCGTGGCCCAAAGAGTCGCTCGCCGAGATCGGCAAGGCCACGGTGGAGGGCACACCGTCGGAGATGTTCCTCGACGGCCAGAAGCTCGTCGTCTACTCGCAGGTGAACGGCGCGAAGCTCTTCACCGCCACGGGCACCCCCATCCGCGAGGGTTACTCGGACGGCGGCTACTACGGCGGTGGCGTCGCGACCGACGTCGCCGTACCCGAGTCCGCGCCGCGCCCCGGCGGAGGAGGCACGGGTCCCGCGCCCGAGCCGTACGTGCCGCTCACCAAGATCACGGTCTTCGAGCTCGCGAACGGTGTCCCTCAGGTGGCCCGCGAGCTCTACTTCGAGGGAAACTACAAGGACTCGCGCCGCGTCGGCTCCGAGGTCCGCACCGTGCTCGTCGGCGGCGCCCACGGCCCGAAGCTCGCGTACGGCATCGAGCTCGCCCCCGGTGAGCAGTACCCGCAGGACGCGGCCGGCATGATCGCGAAGCTCGAGGCGCTCCGCACGAAGAACCAGGCTGCGATCTCCGCGAGCCAGGTCCAAGACTGGATGCCCGTCTCGTTCGAGAAGCGCGGCACCCAGGTCACGGCCCAGTCGCCGAGCTGCAGCGACTACTACCTGCCCACCACGGGCTCCACGGCCTACGGCCTCACGCAGGTCGAGTCGATCGATCTCGCGGCTCCCAACGCCTCGGTGAAGAGCGCCGCCATCACCGGGCAGACCAACGTGGTGTACGGCAACGCGCAGAGCCTCGTGCTCGCCCAAGAGGCCTATGTCGAGATCCCCTGGGCCGACATCTGGGGCGTGTGGCGGTCCGCGCAAGGTCAAGGGAGCACGGGTTCGAGCGGCGGCTCGGTGCCGCCCTCGACGGGCACCGGCACCGGCACCGCGGAGCCCTCCCCCGCCCCGACCCCCGCGCCGAAGCCCGGCGGAGTCGGCACCCGAACGAGCCCCGCGGTGACGCCGCAAGCGCTCCCGGCGCGCTTTCTCCAGAGCCGCACGCACGTGCACAAGCTCGCGTTCAACTCGGCCTCCGAGCCCGGCTTCCCGATCTACGTCGGCTCCGGCACGGTGGGCGGCTCGATCGACGACCAGTACTCGATCGACGAATACCAGGGGAATCTCCGCATCGCGACGACCGAGCGCTTCGTCTACACGAACCCCGCGCGGAACGAGGCCGACCGCCTCGCGCAGCCGGACACCGAGAACCACGTCCGCGTGCTCGGAGCCCCGACGCTCGCGATGCGGCTCCCCCTCCGCGGCGACACGGGCCCCCTCGCGCCGGGCGAGCGCATCTACTCGACGCGCTTCATGAACGGCAAGGGCTACATGGTCACCTTCCGCCAGGTCGACCCGCTCTTCGCGCTCGATCTCTCG
The DNA window shown above is from Myxococcales bacterium and carries:
- a CDS encoding thiolase family protein codes for the protein MMDIVIAEAVRSAVGRAHKGSLALRRPDDLAGEVIRGLMARVPQVKPELVEDLVLGCAMPEGEQGLNIARMAGLLGGLPQDSAAMTINRFCSSGLQSLALAAGSILAGSNDVVVAGGVESMSMVPMTGNKLSASAEVMEKYPSAYTPMGITAENVAKQFKISREEQDAFALASQKKAAAAIEAKKFDQEIVPVTGIKFDGQEKKTFSFTRDELPRPETTLESLAGLKPAFSAKGSVTAGNASPLSDGAAASLLMSRAKADELGVKGLGIFRAFVTVGVDPAIMGIGPEPAIRKLLAKTGLKISDIDLFEINEAFASQSVYVKNTLGLPEDRLNVNGGAIALGHPLGCTGAKLVATALYELKRRGGKYAIVSMCIGGGMGAAGLVEAVK
- a CDS encoding 3-hydroxyacyl-CoA dehydrogenase/enoyl-CoA hydratase family protein yields the protein MNKPIRRACVIGAGVMGQGIAAHFANAGIEVLLLDIVPPDLKDADKAPKAARNAFAAGGLDKALKARPAAFFHKQNARLVSVGNTEDDLAKVSTCDLVIEAVLERIDVKQALLEKLEKLVPPHAIVASNTSGLRIVDMLKGRSDAFKKRFLVMHFFNPVRYMKLLEIVWGPDTDPGVVSFVKKFGEDVLGKGVVFGKDTPNFVGNRIGVHAMMSTIHQMLEDGLTPEDVDNVTGTPMGHPKSASFRTADLVGLDTFAHVADNCFKALENDEDRKIFEVPAFVRTMVEKKLLGNKTKGGFYKKGADKSISTFDPKTLDYRPKGGDDAIKNATKAIAKEEDVRKRVKKLVADEGKAGAFAWKVLSKSLAYSARRIGEITDDVTAIDDAMKWGYNWELGPFETWDALGFVETTDRMIKDGIKLPESVIKMKASGATAFYRADGAVFDLQKGEYVKREQDPRYATLQILRKGQAPVLKNDGAEAWDLGDGILGLTFKTKANSIDPDVISMIGQAVEKAETDFRGLVVANEGEHFCVGANLFLVVMAAGSQQWEDIRKMVKGYQGAVQRMKYSQVPVVVAPYGMTLGGGLELCFGGAAVQAAAETYSGLVEVGVGLLPGGAGNLNMLWRALDGVPEGAQLNTLEIVTNTFKNIALAKIATSAEEAKQLGYFRKTDGVSFDKARVLVDAKKRAIGLAESGYHAPTPKAYVLPGESGIATLKMMVDTLVAGGFASEHDAKIAGKVAEVLCGGISGASHECTEQELLDIEAEAFVSLCGEPKSQERMQFMLMNNKPLRN
- a CDS encoding 1-acyl-sn-glycerol-3-phosphate acyltransferase — translated: MRPTTKELSELSTRERVAFELADLCVREPFTEVSGRYLATVMGTLIGSCGSRRIDVTGLEHVASLGPSARILLLANHRSFFDFFTILYVLFFRTRLPRRLFFPTRGTFFYDHPAGPVVNLAMSAMRMFPPVLRDAKKRAWNEYMLRRTIDELRKPGTIVGLHPEGTRNKGEDPYALLPAQPGVGKVILAADFATVVPVFVLGMSNELSREFLWNWTDASAHRISVRFGPALDFSDLRVGPAKLTTAKRAADRALGAISALGEEDRRERG
- a CDS encoding beta-propeller domain-containing protein, yielding MNVKTAFVLFAASGLAALSGCGGSTTTEPTPIGQDEAMLRRMKSCGELLTELKADASFKLNRNIDRQIDMIQRYGAQGGYYGGGLPMSDGRGAPEASNAPSAPSAPGSGGSGGATPSPAPAPKAQDHSETTTQVAGVDEADFVKVDNERIYVLHGTELKVLRAWPKESLAEIGKATVEGTPSEMFLDGQKLVVYSQVNGAKLFTATGTPIREGYSDGGYYGGGVATDVAVPESAPRPGGGGTGPAPEPYVPLTKITVFELANGVPQVARELYFEGNYKDSRRVGSEVRTVLVGGAHGPKLAYGIELAPGEQYPQDAAGMIAKLEALRTKNQAAISASQVQDWMPVSFEKRGTQVTAQSPSCSDYYLPTTGSTAYGLTQVESIDLAAPNASVKSAAITGQTNVVYGNAQSLVLAQEAYVEIPWADIWGVWRSAQGQGSTGSSGGSVPPSTGTGTGTAEPSPAPTPAPKPGGVGTRTSPAVTPQALPARFLQSRTHVHKLAFNSASEPGFPIYVGSGTVGGSIDDQYSIDEYQGNLRIATTERFVYTNPARNEADRLAQPDTENHVRVLGAPTLAMRLPLRGDTGPLAPGERIYSTRFMNGKGYMVTFRQVDPLFALDLSNPNAPRVTGELKIPGFSEFMVPMDDNHLLTIGRDATNDGRVQGIALQIFDVTNPAQPRLAHKHAYANTEYGHSEALYDPKAFTYFKDRGLLAFPYYAYGRTGMRSSLEVFRVNAQTGFAKAGSLDHSPFFANQPGGYACGYYQPSVRRGVFMEDVIYSISYGGVIAQKVDQLASPGKVLPLSAPLTPEGYPTCGGGGTDGGGPVPMPSTEPVEPPSRG